From Streptomyces sp. NBC_00370, a single genomic window includes:
- a CDS encoding toll/interleukin-1 receptor domain-containing protein → MTGVFINYRNSDEPYVAVLIDRLLMERLGPDNVFRASRSNTPGRDFRDQILGRLKECAVLIVVIGKSWLDTRDAQGARRLWQPEDWVRREIELAFTEGLRVIPVYVTGAPAPQAEHLPPDIEQLAHQHGVRLHHRSADTDLERLAAVVERWVPDLRLDVLLERPPAAPPWGLPSALLRPEHQVVPFEEPTGRQGLEVLLDWCEGAASASVLLLTGGAGQGKSRLAREVCERLRSEKWTAGLVASGAPPSVLERIHGLVRPTLLVFDAAESRQEELSAAFTALARRPGSAPPVRLLLLARSGGDWLDRIQIDDDRAADLHGRVETVSLSAPDLEQAAREREFARAMDVFATRLNIALPAVPPPAPAPQPFESPLDLHGAALESVLDLNGGGVNGSSGARPDVFGRLLDLERGYWRSTAEAFQLAPADPGRFDQTAAAATLFGAADHTEAVRTLCALPAFRGAEGWTVEKYIGWAQSMYQGAAALNALRPRRLGEVQAAQVVIRYPDFLECLRSVSDTQAVRALTVLGRAIARDRRVEGRIAAALRTEPGRLAPLALDATLALEEPAAFVAEITATLRDAEPAVLERVLAALPQRSMVLAELAADITRWARTAHRARADGDPRKAALLARRFAGRHSYLGAHLEEALAAAEEAVSLYSSLSTTDPALLPELAEAQAVLALLLSDTGRHPEALAAGAAAVERYRALPPSTDRRHTAGLATALNNQAIRAGRQGDPVTALAHARHAVRLTGTLVEANRPAHLSLRADALDTLATLTADRQEALEVGAQALSLREELATARPDAYEPQLAATSYNLALLSARAGRPTDARELAAAALVHYERVAERHPGRFEGELARVRRWLDRPNPTKGSAEQ, encoded by the coding sequence GTGACCGGAGTCTTCATCAACTACCGCAACTCCGACGAGCCCTACGTGGCCGTACTCATCGACCGGCTCCTCATGGAGCGGCTCGGCCCCGACAACGTGTTCCGTGCCAGTCGCTCCAACACTCCGGGCAGGGACTTCCGGGACCAGATCCTGGGCCGCCTCAAGGAGTGCGCCGTACTGATCGTCGTCATCGGCAAGAGCTGGCTGGACACCCGCGACGCCCAGGGCGCACGTCGCTTGTGGCAGCCGGAGGACTGGGTACGCCGGGAGATCGAATTGGCCTTCACGGAGGGTTTGCGCGTCATCCCCGTGTACGTCACCGGAGCGCCCGCCCCACAGGCCGAGCACCTCCCGCCGGACATAGAGCAGTTGGCTCACCAACACGGCGTACGGCTGCACCATCGCTCCGCCGACACGGACCTGGAGCGTCTGGCCGCCGTAGTGGAGCGGTGGGTTCCGGACCTCCGGCTGGACGTGCTGCTGGAACGCCCTCCCGCCGCGCCTCCCTGGGGTCTGCCAAGCGCGCTGCTCCGCCCCGAGCATCAAGTCGTCCCCTTCGAAGAACCGACAGGTCGGCAGGGGTTGGAGGTCCTGCTGGATTGGTGCGAGGGCGCCGCGTCGGCTTCTGTGCTGCTGCTCACCGGGGGCGCGGGGCAGGGCAAGAGCCGACTGGCTCGCGAGGTGTGCGAGCGACTGCGGAGCGAGAAGTGGACGGCGGGACTCGTCGCCTCGGGCGCCCCGCCGTCGGTCCTGGAGCGGATCCACGGTCTGGTCCGGCCCACCCTCCTCGTGTTCGACGCCGCCGAGTCGCGCCAGGAGGAATTGTCCGCCGCCTTCACCGCCCTTGCCCGGCGGCCCGGTTCGGCGCCGCCGGTACGGCTGCTGCTCCTCGCGCGCTCGGGCGGGGACTGGCTCGACCGGATCCAGATCGACGACGACCGGGCAGCGGATCTGCACGGCCGTGTCGAGACCGTGTCGCTGTCCGCGCCGGACTTGGAACAGGCAGCACGCGAGCGGGAGTTCGCTCGGGCCATGGACGTCTTCGCCACCCGGCTGAACATCGCCCTGCCCGCAGTGCCACCGCCGGCCCCCGCACCGCAGCCCTTCGAGAGCCCGCTGGATCTGCACGGCGCCGCGCTGGAGAGCGTGTTGGACCTGAACGGGGGCGGGGTGAACGGCTCGTCAGGGGCGCGGCCCGATGTCTTCGGCCGCCTGCTGGATCTCGAACGCGGCTACTGGCGGAGCACGGCAGAGGCGTTTCAGCTGGCGCCCGCGGATCCCGGCCGGTTCGACCAGACGGCCGCTGCCGCCACTCTCTTCGGCGCCGCCGACCACACCGAGGCGGTCAGGACGTTGTGCGCGCTGCCGGCGTTCCGTGGGGCCGAGGGGTGGACAGTGGAGAAGTACATCGGCTGGGCCCAGTCGATGTACCAAGGGGCGGCCGCACTCAACGCCCTGCGGCCGCGCCGGCTCGGCGAGGTCCAAGCCGCGCAGGTGGTGATCCGGTACCCGGACTTCCTGGAGTGTCTGCGGTCGGTGTCCGACACCCAGGCCGTCAGGGCCCTCACCGTCTTGGGGCGCGCGATTGCCCGTGATCGCCGCGTGGAGGGCCGTATCGCGGCTGCCCTGCGCACCGAGCCCGGCCGATTGGCACCGCTGGCGCTGGACGCCACGCTCGCCCTGGAGGAACCCGCCGCGTTCGTCGCGGAGATCACCGCCACGCTCCGGGACGCCGAACCGGCCGTGCTGGAGCGGGTGTTGGCGGCGCTGCCCCAGCGCAGCATGGTGCTGGCCGAACTCGCGGCGGACATCACCCGGTGGGCACGCACCGCGCACCGCGCCCGCGCCGATGGCGATCCACGCAAGGCCGCGCTGCTCGCCCGCCGGTTCGCCGGGCGCCACAGCTATCTGGGCGCACACCTGGAGGAGGCGCTGGCGGCGGCCGAGGAGGCGGTCAGCCTCTACTCCTCGCTGAGTACCACCGATCCGGCGCTCCTGCCCGAACTCGCCGAGGCACAGGCCGTTCTGGCCCTGCTGCTGAGCGACACCGGCCGGCACCCGGAAGCCCTCGCCGCGGGCGCCGCCGCCGTGGAGCGGTACCGCGCTCTCCCGCCGAGCACCGATCGACGGCATACGGCGGGACTGGCCACCGCCCTCAACAACCAGGCCATCCGGGCGGGCCGGCAGGGCGACCCGGTGACCGCGCTCGCACACGCGCGGCACGCGGTGCGGCTCACCGGCACGCTGGTCGAGGCCAACCGACCGGCCCATCTGTCGCTACGCGCCGACGCGTTGGACACCCTCGCCACTCTGACGGCCGACCGGCAGGAGGCCCTGGAGGTCGGCGCGCAGGCCCTTTCCCTGCGCGAGGAACTGGCCACCGCACGCCCCGACGCCTACGAGCCGCAGCTCGCGGCGACGTCGTACAACCTCGCCCTGCTGTCGGCGCGGGCAGGGCGTCCCACAGACGCCCGGGAGCTGGCGGCAGCGGCGCTCGTCCACTATGAGCGGGTCGCCGAACGCCATCCCGGGCGCTTCGAGGGGGAGTTGGCCCGCGTACGCAGGTGGCTGGACCGGCCGAACCCGACGAAAGGTAGCGCAGAACAGTGA
- the ltrA gene encoding group II intron reverse transcriptase/maturase has translation MNTDALEWALMKAERRVLEIQTKLHRWATDDPDRRFDDLFNLVADPAFLLVAWDRVRGNKGARTAGVDGKTARYIEAAQGVEVFLDKLRSQVKDRSFTPVPVRERMIPKANGKLRRLGIPTVADRLVQASLKLLLEPIFEADFLPCSYGFRPKRRAHDAIAESRFLASYSYEWVVEGDIEACFDTIDHAALMDRVRRRVGDKRVLVLVKAFLKAGILTEGGLLKDSSTGTPQGGILSPLLANAALTVLDEYVANRPGGPGTSPDRRRTRLRRGEPNLRLVRYADDFLVLVAGTREHCDVLREEVAAVLAPMGMRLSMEKTRITHIDEGLDFLGWRIQRHRKRGTDRHYVYTYPAKKSVRTVARKIKTICRTDVNQPLPVLLRQLNSMLRGWCAYFRPGVSSATFQFLRQLVWGQAIRWIRRKHRRITWKDLRRRYCNGGWWPTTEEITLFDPAKVRTTRYRYRGAVIPSPWPTKG, from the coding sequence GTGAACACTGACGCTCTGGAGTGGGCCTTGATGAAGGCCGAACGCCGGGTACTGGAGATCCAGACCAAGTTGCACCGTTGGGCAACCGACGATCCTGATCGCCGGTTTGATGATCTGTTCAACCTCGTTGCCGATCCCGCGTTTCTTCTGGTGGCGTGGGACCGGGTGCGAGGGAACAAGGGAGCTCGCACGGCCGGAGTGGACGGCAAGACCGCCCGCTACATCGAGGCCGCGCAGGGGGTCGAGGTCTTCCTCGACAAGCTGCGGTCGCAAGTGAAGGACCGGAGCTTCACTCCCGTCCCGGTACGGGAACGGATGATCCCGAAGGCGAACGGCAAGTTGCGTCGCCTGGGCATCCCAACCGTGGCGGACCGGCTGGTCCAGGCATCCTTGAAGCTGTTGTTGGAGCCGATCTTCGAGGCGGACTTCCTCCCGTGTTCCTACGGGTTCCGTCCGAAGCGCCGGGCTCATGACGCCATCGCCGAGTCTCGCTTCCTGGCCAGCTACTCCTACGAGTGGGTGGTGGAGGGCGACATTGAGGCGTGCTTCGACACGATCGACCATGCGGCCCTGATGGACCGGGTGCGTCGACGCGTTGGGGACAAGCGTGTCCTGGTCCTGGTGAAGGCATTCCTGAAGGCAGGCATCCTCACCGAAGGCGGCCTGCTCAAGGACTCCAGCACCGGCACTCCGCAAGGGGGCATCCTCTCCCCGCTGCTGGCCAATGCCGCCCTGACCGTGTTGGACGAATACGTCGCCAACCGGCCGGGCGGACCTGGCACCTCTCCGGACCGACGCAGGACGCGGCTCCGCCGTGGCGAACCCAACCTCCGGTTGGTCCGCTACGCGGACGACTTCCTCGTGCTTGTAGCCGGGACTCGCGAGCACTGTGACGTGCTTCGCGAGGAGGTGGCAGCGGTCCTCGCACCGATGGGCATGCGCCTGTCGATGGAGAAGACGAGGATCACCCACATCGACGAGGGCCTCGACTTCCTCGGATGGCGCATCCAGCGTCACCGCAAGCGAGGTACCGATCGGCACTACGTCTACACCTACCCGGCGAAGAAGTCTGTAAGGACCGTCGCCAGGAAGATCAAGACCATCTGCCGGACAGACGTCAACCAGCCGCTACCAGTCCTGCTGCGTCAGCTCAACTCGATGCTGCGAGGCTGGTGCGCCTACTTCCGGCCCGGCGTTTCAAGCGCCACGTTCCAGTTCCTGCGCCAGCTCGTCTGGGGTCAGGCCATTCGCTGGATCAGGCGCAAGCACCGCCGGATCACCTGGAAGGATCTCCGCCGACGCTACTGCAACGGTGGATGGTGGCCAACCACGGAGGAGATCACCCTGTTCGACCCGGCCAAGGTGCGCACGACGCGCTACCGATACCGGGGAGCGGTGATTCCTTCGCCCTGGCCCACCAAGGGATAG
- a CDS encoding winged helix-turn-helix transcriptional regulator, producing the protein MITRTVYAEVPARVEYELTTLGHTLLELIAAGRRWAEDHMGQKLTYIGVSVFTRLWFALQEAARCPSSRFPRATPP; encoded by the coding sequence ATGATCACCCGCACCGTCTACGCCGAGGTCCCCGCGCGAGTGGAGTACGAACTGACCACACTGGGGCATACCTTGCTCGAACTCATCGCGGCGGGCCGGCGCTGGGCGGAGGACCACATGGGACAGAAACTGACCTATATCGGCGTTAGCGTCTTCACCAGGTTGTGGTTCGCGCTCCAGGAGGCAGCCAGATGTCCGTCGAGCCGGTTCCCCAGGGCTACACCACCGTGA
- a CDS encoding VOC family protein has translation MSVEPVPQGYTTVTPWLISRDTVQLITYMKRAFDAVELTCLTGEDGSVEHAEVRIGDSVVMLFDARPEWPPTPGFLRLYVEDADAVHRQAVAAGGTSVTEVTHLIFGDRVGRVRDPLGNLYWIQTRVEDLSPQEMEHRLNELEFTKAMEYVQSADFFPGRASDLG, from the coding sequence ATGTCCGTCGAGCCGGTTCCCCAGGGCTACACCACCGTGACGCCGTGGCTCATCTCTCGCGACACGGTGCAGCTCATCACCTACATGAAGAGGGCCTTCGACGCGGTGGAGCTCACTTGTCTCACCGGTGAGGACGGAAGCGTCGAGCATGCGGAGGTACGAATCGGCGACTCGGTGGTGATGTTGTTCGACGCGCGGCCGGAGTGGCCGCCAACCCCAGGCTTCCTCCGCCTCTACGTTGAGGATGCCGACGCCGTGCACCGTCAGGCCGTCGCGGCTGGCGGCACCTCGGTCACCGAGGTCACCCATCTGATCTTTGGTGACCGGGTCGGGCGGGTGCGTGATCCGCTGGGCAACCTGTACTGGATCCAGACCCGCGTGGAGGATCTGAGCCCGCAGGAGATGGAACACCGCCTCAACGAATTGGAGTTCACCAAGGCGATGGAGTACGTCCAAAGCGCCGACTTCTTCCCCGGCCGGGCCTCTGACCTCGGCTGA